In Phycisphaerae bacterium, the following proteins share a genomic window:
- the rpmF gene encoding 50S ribosomal protein L32 — protein MVPARKASKSAKRARASHHALRPLNLSACPRCGTARLPHRACQNCGYVNGKVSLKVETKES, from the coding sequence ATGGTTCCAGCAAGAAAAGCATCCAAATCCGCGAAACGCGCTCGCGCGTCTCACCACGCGCTTCGACCGCTGAATCTGTCAGCGTGTCCTCGCTGCGGTACCGCCAGACTTCCGCACCGCGCGTGTCAGAATTGCGGCTACGTCAATGGCAAAGTTTCGCTGAAGGTCGAAACCAAAGAGAGCTGA
- a CDS encoding ketoacyl-ACP synthase III produces the protein MIKPLGVRIAGSGHALPKRVVTNHEIATRLETSDAWIRERTGIRERRFATREQGETTASLACEAAKLALADAGMTADELDLIIVATITPEATLPSTACFVQQALCTRPVAAFDLVAACSGFVYSLLTSTFMLQNSSFRKVLVIGAEVMSLISDMEDRATCILFGDGAGAVVLTATENTDGPAILHYSMSAEGSGDSLLHVPAGGSRVGVSNMTVNERLHYVKMNGREVYKRAVKRNLDLVDSTLAESGVKPEDISLVIPHQSNLRIIESARERLGLPPERVYTNIDRIGNTSGASIPICLDECRRSGRLNSGDIVLLIAFGAGFTWGSALVRL, from the coding sequence ATGATTAAACCGTTGGGCGTGCGAATCGCCGGGTCGGGCCATGCGCTTCCGAAGCGTGTGGTGACCAATCATGAGATCGCGACAAGGCTCGAAACCTCGGACGCTTGGATCCGCGAGCGAACGGGTATTCGCGAGAGGCGGTTTGCCACCCGCGAACAGGGCGAAACCACTGCATCGCTTGCCTGCGAAGCCGCGAAGCTCGCTCTCGCCGATGCCGGCATGACCGCGGACGAACTGGACCTCATCATCGTCGCGACAATTACGCCCGAGGCGACCCTGCCTTCCACCGCGTGCTTTGTCCAGCAGGCTCTCTGCACCCGGCCCGTTGCGGCTTTCGATCTGGTCGCGGCCTGCAGCGGCTTTGTCTATTCGCTGTTGACATCGACTTTCATGCTCCAGAACAGCTCATTCAGGAAGGTTCTCGTCATCGGTGCCGAAGTCATGTCACTGATCTCCGACATGGAAGACCGGGCGACCTGCATCCTCTTCGGGGACGGCGCCGGCGCCGTTGTTCTGACCGCCACCGAGAACACCGATGGCCCGGCGATTCTCCATTATTCCATGAGTGCCGAGGGCAGCGGCGATTCGCTCCTGCATGTGCCCGCGGGCGGTTCCCGCGTGGGCGTGTCGAACATGACGGTCAACGAGCGTCTGCACTATGTGAAGATGAACGGCCGCGAGGTGTACAAGCGGGCGGTGAAGCGGAATCTGGATCTGGTTGATTCGACACTGGCCGAGTCCGGGGTCAAGCCCGAGGACATCTCATTGGTGATTCCGCATCAGTCCAATCTTCGTATCATTGAATCCGCGCGGGAACGGCTGGGCTTGCCGCCGGAAAGGGTGTACACCAATATCGATCGCATAGGCAATACATCCGGCGCCTCAATTCCGATTTGTCTGGATGAGTGCCGCCGCAGTGGGCGGCTGAATTCCGGTGATATCGTGTTGCTAATCGCGTTCGGCGCGGGATTCACATGGGGTTCGGCGCTGGTGCGATTGTAA
- the plsX gene encoding phosphate acyltransferase PlsX, with translation MRIAVDAMGGDHAPEEIVRGAIEGLSFLENDDDQLVLVGREDAIKPFLPSDGLPPKVCIVHAPEVIGMDDSPVEALKLKRQSSMAIMAKMAADRQVDAVISAGNTGAFAAACQLKMKTIGNVQRPGIAVVLPSFAGPLTVCDVGANVAPKPAHLLQYAQMASAYAECVLKIKNPRVGLISIGGEDVKGNPLVKRANEMMRTNTSIRFIGNVEGREVFSGACEVAVSDGFVGNVVLKLTEGLATGLLRIISREVHQMSPEMAQRLEPVFQEIWRKHDYSEYGGAPLLGVDGTCIICHGSSDHRAIRNAVRIAAEFIRTELNKVIASRLTEIEDDD, from the coding sequence ATGCGAATCGCAGTCGACGCCATGGGGGGCGACCACGCTCCCGAGGAGATCGTCCGCGGCGCGATCGAAGGTCTCTCGTTCCTCGAGAACGACGACGACCAATTGGTACTTGTCGGCCGCGAGGATGCGATCAAGCCTTTTCTACCATCCGATGGGCTCCCTCCAAAAGTCTGCATCGTTCATGCGCCGGAAGTCATCGGGATGGATGATTCTCCGGTGGAAGCGCTGAAACTGAAGCGTCAATCCTCGATGGCGATCATGGCGAAAATGGCCGCCGATCGGCAGGTGGACGCCGTCATCAGTGCTGGCAACACCGGGGCCTTCGCTGCCGCGTGCCAGCTCAAGATGAAGACGATCGGCAATGTGCAGCGTCCGGGCATCGCCGTGGTGCTGCCTTCTTTTGCGGGCCCGCTGACAGTCTGCGACGTCGGGGCCAATGTCGCGCCGAAGCCGGCGCACCTGCTGCAATACGCACAAATGGCATCAGCCTATGCGGAGTGCGTCTTGAAGATCAAGAATCCACGTGTGGGTCTGATCTCGATCGGTGGTGAGGATGTCAAAGGCAATCCGCTCGTCAAGCGCGCCAATGAAATGATGCGCACAAACACGTCGATCCGCTTCATCGGTAACGTCGAAGGGCGCGAAGTGTTTTCCGGTGCTTGCGAGGTTGCCGTCTCGGACGGCTTCGTCGGCAATGTCGTACTGAAGCTGACAGAGGGATTGGCGACCGGCCTGCTGCGGATCATTTCTCGCGAAGTGCATCAGATGAGTCCGGAGATGGCACAGCGGCTGGAGCCGGTTTTTCAGGAGATCTGGCGCAAACACGATTACAGTGAATATGGCGGCGCGCCGCTGCTGGGCGTGGACGGCACGTGCATCATCTGCCACGGGAGTAGCGACCACCGCGCCATCCGAAATGCGGTGCGCATTGCCGCCGAGTTCATCCGCACCGAGTTAAACAAGGTCATCGCATCCCGCCTGACGGAGATCGAGGACGATGATTAA
- a CDS encoding alpha/beta hydrolase — translation MIRTRLLEVVRTAFALFPILIPFTAAAGVHGDSPSSMPTPSSCVWQGKIMVSGTVLDFVVRFGGDEESPTGTIDIPAQGAKGLPLREITLGPERMKFTLAVGSTTAEFDLDVDPDGKSAEGTMTQFGQKFIVTAERITESEAREVGPRRPQTPKPPFPYEAEEVTFKNSKDGITLAGTLTRPTGQGPFPAVVLISGSGAQDRDETLLGHKPFLVLADHLTREGIAVLRFDDRGVGGSTAPLDVLRRSTTADLANDARAALNFLRTRKDINPKHIGLIGHSEGGVIAPMIAAEDRDVAAVIMLAGSGVPGRKVLSGQLERIARVSGVYRHNVDRQLEAQSRFFDALLNDSSEEKLRETLRELVKIQYEPAGKPMDGKELDAAVELAMKSSASPWMRYFIAHDPREALRRVKCPVLAINGTLDLQVLCDDNLPGIEKALHDAGNKDVTILRLEGLNHLFQHSGTGLPTEYSFIEETFAPEALSAVSQWLNKRFAPADGPGKTPEARK, via the coding sequence ATGATTCGCACTCGCCTGCTCGAGGTCGTTCGGACGGCTTTTGCGCTCTTCCCGATTCTGATCCCGTTTACCGCAGCAGCGGGCGTCCATGGAGACTCGCCATCCTCCATGCCAACCCCGTCATCCTGCGTATGGCAGGGCAAAATCATGGTTTCGGGAACGGTGCTTGATTTTGTTGTGCGGTTCGGTGGAGACGAAGAATCGCCCACCGGCACCATTGATATTCCCGCTCAAGGCGCGAAGGGGCTCCCACTTCGGGAAATCACACTTGGACCCGAGCGGATGAAATTCACGCTTGCCGTCGGAAGCACCACGGCCGAATTCGATCTTGACGTCGATCCCGACGGGAAATCAGCCGAGGGAACGATGACACAGTTCGGTCAAAAATTCATCGTCACCGCCGAACGGATCACCGAATCCGAAGCCCGCGAGGTCGGACCGCGACGACCGCAGACCCCGAAACCGCCTTTCCCTTACGAAGCCGAAGAAGTCACCTTCAAGAACAGCAAAGACGGCATCACGTTGGCCGGCACGCTCACTCGGCCCACCGGCCAAGGTCCATTCCCGGCGGTTGTCCTCATTTCCGGGTCCGGGGCGCAGGATCGGGATGAAACGCTCCTCGGGCACAAACCGTTCCTTGTTCTGGCGGACCATCTCACCCGTGAGGGAATCGCCGTGTTAAGGTTCGATGACCGCGGCGTCGGCGGCTCTACCGCGCCCCTCGACGTATTGCGACGTTCCACTACCGCCGATCTGGCGAATGACGCGCGTGCGGCACTCAATTTCCTGAGAACGCGCAAGGACATCAATCCGAAACACATCGGCCTCATCGGCCACAGCGAAGGCGGCGTCATCGCGCCGATGATCGCGGCGGAAGACCGCGACGTCGCGGCGGTAATAATGCTGGCGGGAAGCGGCGTACCGGGCCGCAAGGTGCTGTCGGGCCAATTGGAGCGAATTGCCCGCGTGTCCGGGGTGTATCGGCACAATGTGGATCGCCAGCTTGAGGCGCAGTCTCGCTTCTTTGACGCACTCCTGAATGATTCGAGCGAGGAGAAACTTCGCGAGACGCTTCGCGAACTAGTGAAAATTCAATATGAGCCAGCCGGCAAGCCAATGGATGGGAAGGAACTGGATGCGGCGGTCGAACTCGCAATGAAGTCGAGCGCATCGCCCTGGATGCGGTATTTCATCGCACACGATCCACGTGAAGCGCTGCGCCGGGTGAAGTGTCCAGTGCTTGCAATAAACGGTACGCTCGATCTGCAGGTCCTCTGCGACGACAACCTGCCTGGGATTGAGAAGGCACTTCATGATGCGGGCAACAAGGACGTTACCATCTTAAGGCTCGAAGGCCTCAATCACCTGTTTCAGCATTCCGGCACTGGACTGC